In Thermococcus chitonophagus, the genomic stretch ACCCTTCTTGATGTCCCTGGGGATCACATCAACGTACAGGGCCATTGCACTTACTGGAATGCACTCCTCAGTTCTTACGTCAATGTATGCACATTCCTGGGGAACTAACCTTAAAACAGCCCGGTAAAACCTTTTAAAATCAAACTCAGTCAAAACTTTATAGTCAAGCAACTCATAGTTTGAGCTCAGCCTCGAAAACCACTTCCTTCTGGTCATTAGGAACAACGTGTATACCTCTTCCTCCTTTAGCTCCACTAAAACTTTCTCGAAAAATTTCTTCATTAGGCCGAGATCATATATCATGAAAAAACATTTAGAAAACTACTTTAAACGATTTCTCTAAGGCCATTGTGGTGAAAGTATGAGAATTAGGTATAGACCCCAGGACCTAACAAAGCTCCCGAGGAGTGTTGAGTATAGGAGCGGGATAGTTTACATGATAAACCAACAGTTACTCCCAAGGGAATTCAAGGTTGAAGAGTTTAGAACAGTTGAAAGCGTTGCTGAGGCCATAAAAAACATGACCGTCAGGGGAGCTCCAGCAATAGGTGCAGCGGCAGCTTTCGGATTGGCTCTGTACGCAGAAACATCCAAAGCGAAGACAAAAGAAGAGTTTTTTGATGGGTTCTATAAGGCCTATGAAACGCTTAAGAATACGAGGCCCACAGCTGTTAACCTCTTCTGGGCTTTAAACAGAATTAAGAACCTCGTTGAGGAGCACAGGGAAGATTCCCTTGACGAAATAAGAAGGCTGATAGTTCAAGAGGCCCAGAAAATAGCGGATGAAGATGTTGAGGCAAACTTAAGGATGGGACACTATGGAGCTGAAGTTCTCCCAGAGGGCAACGTACTTACTCACTGCAATGCTGGAAGCTTGGCAACCGTCCATCTGGGAACTGTGGGGGCCGTAGTCAGGGTTATGCACAAGGATGGAACGCTAAAGCTACTGTGGCTCGATGAAACTAGACCAGTCCTTCAAGGTGCAAGGTTGAGTGCTTGGGAGTACAGCTATGACGGCTTAAATGTGAAGTTAATAGCTGACAATGCGGCAGCATTTGTAATGCAACAGGGCCTTGTCGATGCAATAATTGTTGGTGCTGATAGGATAGTTGCAAATGGGGACTTTGCAAACAAAATAGGAACGTATATGCTTGCTGTTCTTGCGAGGGAGCATGGAATTCCGTTTTTCACAGTCGCTCCACTCTCTACCATTGATATGAACCTGAAAAGCGGTAAGGAGATACCCATCGAAGAGAGATCACCTGAGGAAGTGTTAACATGTGGCGGGTGCAGAATAGCCCCGGACGTTCCAGTTTACAATCCCGCATTTGATGTAACCCCCAATAAATATCTAACAGGGATAATTACCGACAGAGGGGTTGTATGGCCACCGTTTAAGAGAAACTTGAAGAAGTTGTTCTACTCTCTTTAACTTTGAAATTTTTCTAACAAATAAAGGCAATAATTTGGAAAAATTTTAAAATCTGTGTAGGATAATATTTCTCAGATGATAGCTATGGAAACGTTCAAAGTTGTTCCAAGTGATGGTGCAGTTGTGTCAATAATTTACGATACATACTCTTCAGGGTGGCAATTGTTCTTCGGAACAATAGCTGAGCTACTTGAGCAGGGCAAATTTGTAGTCCTGTCAAACTACAATCAGCCCCTAAAGACACTCTTCAAGCTAGCTTCTGCTGTCGGAATAGACATAGAGGAGGAACTCAAAAACGACAACATGGCAATAATAGACGTATTTGGATCTAAATATGAGACTTATTTTGATATACCCAATGTTTATTACCTTCATGGTGTTGTAGACGTTGATACCATAAACCCTAAGATTCTGTTCGTATTTGAAAGACTCCAACCAAAATTCAAGAAGAGAGGGTTAGTCCGGGCCATTTATGCCCTTGAAGGAGCAACCTTCATGTTTGGAGAAGAGGAAACCCTAAAGCTGATAAACGCGGATCTAGCTCATAAGTCAAAGTACCATCCCGACACGATTTTCATGTT encodes the following:
- the mtnA gene encoding S-methyl-5-thioribose-1-phosphate isomerase — protein: MRIRYRPQDLTKLPRSVEYRSGIVYMINQQLLPREFKVEEFRTVESVAEAIKNMTVRGAPAIGAAAAFGLALYAETSKAKTKEEFFDGFYKAYETLKNTRPTAVNLFWALNRIKNLVEEHREDSLDEIRRLIVQEAQKIADEDVEANLRMGHYGAEVLPEGNVLTHCNAGSLATVHLGTVGAVVRVMHKDGTLKLLWLDETRPVLQGARLSAWEYSYDGLNVKLIADNAAAFVMQQGLVDAIIVGADRIVANGDFANKIGTYMLAVLAREHGIPFFTVAPLSTIDMNLKSGKEIPIEERSPEEVLTCGGCRIAPDVPVYNPAFDVTPNKYLTGIITDRGVVWPPFKRNLKKLFYSL